Sequence from the Cervus canadensis isolate Bull #8, Minnesota chromosome 3, ASM1932006v1, whole genome shotgun sequence genome:
ACATCCTAGGGAAGAATAGAATCATGCACGTCACTCAGGTTCTAGAACAACAGGCCAGGCCAGAGaggtttcagttctttttttttttttaattaaaaaatttttgtgtgtgtgtgatgtagaccatttttaaagtctttcttgaatttgttacatttttgtttctgttttctgtttttgtttttgggcCATGAAGCAGGTGGGAATTTAGCtctctgagcagggatcaaatccacatcccccCCACATTGGAAGGCAAGGTCTTAACCACCCATCTGGAGAAGTTTCAACTCCGAGGTCAGCAAATACCTGTTTCCAAGCTCCCATACAGAGGGGGCtgaatcacaaagaaaataaaaccaaaaagagaCACTAGGCACCGAGAGAGCAGGAAGTGTGAGTGGCCCAGGCTGCGATGGCCAGAGGTTCCATCAGGGCAGAGAGCAGGTCTGTaggcagcagcatcagcagcatggAGAAGCAGCCATCATGGCAGGAACCAGGAGGGCTGCCACACAGCGGGGGAGCTTGAGCTGGAGTGGGCGTGGCCTGCCCAGAACACGAGGGCCCCTCTCCTAATTATTAGCACAGAGGTGCCATCTGGGCCTGCACCAGGGCAGGTGGGCACGACGTCGGTGGCCAGACTGGAGAGCTGTGTTCTTCCATGGCACGCTCCCTAGTGATAGGCTGGGACTGGAGGGGGGGCAGGGCCCAGGGAGCAGGGATCCAGGAAAATACTGGCCAGTTTATAGTCTCTGTGGACCATTTTTGCCCCTGAACTGGTTGTGTCTGAGAAAACAGAGTAGCCAATGTTCCTTAGATTATTAAATTATCCCGCTTTTGCCTTCAGTGTCGCAAGCACTTCCTGACGCTTCCTTGCTGCGCTGTCAGAATACTTCACACTTCAGTGATGAGCCAGAAAGAAACTCAATAGAACTAGAGCTGCGAGGGATTTCTCCCTGACTTGATGAGATGGACAGCTTGCCTGTCCCTTCCTGTCCCAGGGGAGAAGGGGCTGGTTGACTAAGTCCCTACCTGCCAGGAACCTTGTTCTATTTGGAGAGGTTAAGGCAATAAATgaggcacacacatatacatacatatcccTCAAGACTGCATGAACACTTCAGAGTTCAGAGGCCTATCTTTATCTCCATTGATGGGGTTGCAGGGGGCGGTGTGTGGTGTGGGTGAAGTCCCTTTAGCCAGGGACTGAGGTCAGGGCACAAAAACCCTAATCTTGTTTAGAGAGAGCTGTGACATTAAAGGGCCCTTTCAGAGAAAATGATTATGGAGTGTTCGTTCCTTCTATGACAGGTGCAGTCTTAGATGTACatactttatataaatgaagTCACTTAATTCCTATGACAATGGTTAAATGGATAAGGGGACCTTGATGCCTAAAGAGTTGGCCCCATAGCCTAACAGGACCAAAGCAGGGGCAGTAAGGCCCAGGAGGACACATGTCACAGgttccatgtttttttttcatCACTGAGCCCTCAGGGTCTATCTCAGTGCCCAGAGCATGGTAAATGTTCAGTAACTATCTGTGGAGTGAGTGAAAACAAGACAACCCACCAGAATGTTAACATTTACTTTGTAAGAGCATCTCCACATGCTCAGCTCACATCTGTCCTCACGTTTACCTTGTGAGGGTGGATGGGGGCAGGAATTCTCCTCCGTGCTGTTATTCTTGTCATCGTCATCATTCTCCTTTTGCAGAGAACAGAATTGACCAGGAGATCAGAGAGTTTTATTTTCCCTGAGATGAGAAGAGTTCAAAGTCCTGCCCAAGTCTTCTGATCTCCGGCTCCCAAATCCTGGGTTCTTCCTCGGGCTGAATCCACCAGAAACAACCTTATTCCAGTGGGAACTCTTTTGTCTTCCTTAGCATCTTGTActccctccctcccgtctcctcctcccctccctctctatGCAAATAAAACTGTCTTCCTGCCCTTAGAAGTAGGTGACCCCCAGCTCCAGCTCTCAACATCCCTACCACCCCTCCAGCTAAGAAGGTTGGATGCACTGGGAAAAGCCCCGGGCTTCCAGATTAATCTTGAAAAACCACTCGGCTGTGGCTAGTCTCAGTTAAGCCGCCACGTGCAGGGGATACCACCTCAGGATTGGAGGATTGACTAAGTGAACTATAGCATGGAAAAGTGCTCTGTGCATTTTGAAATCTATGTAGATGTTCATTATTATCCCTTTTAGAGCTCTGCCTCCCTAGAGCTTCTCCACGTAACCTCTAGAAATATCCAGAGTTTCCAAATCTCACTCTGAGGAGGGGAAACATAATCAGTGCCTTGTCCCCTTCCTTCTGGGGGAATAATGGACGGGGCTCCACATAAGAGGAAGAAGGAGGCCATGAAGAATCGAAGGGATGCCCTGTTTTGTGGGAAGTAGTAGGAGGAGCAGGATTTTGTCAAACAAACAGGTCTGCCGGGTGAGTTTATACCCCACACCTTAGCTCAAAAATAAACTTGGATGAGGCCGACTCTAGGTGAATTCTGAGTAGAAGGGGAGGTTATCTggttcaataaaaatttattaaacttCTACTATGTTCCCTGAGGCCACCATAGGAATATATGGAAAAGCACTGTTCCAGGTTTCACCTTTCTGATAACTTCATCCCTCTGCAACAGagtcaagaaaggaaaaaaaaaaatcatttattagtCAGAAATATGTCATAAAggatacatataaatccatgacTTTGTATATTTACTCTGAGCCTGTTAACTCTTCATGTGCACATAATTCTTGCAGTTTAAGAAGTcagaaacctaaaaaaaaaaaatcacaaacttgAAAGAGTGGTGTGTCTGTAAACAGCAGTCTAAAATTAACCTTTAggctatcttttttaaaaaaataaaccaggtATACCAGAAAGCAATCTACCAGAAACTGTTATGACAAGTCAGCTGTGATATCTTGTGTGGGTCAAAGGGTCTTAGGTACCTCAATAGCTTTTGTATTGACATCACTGTATGACCACGTGGTCCAAAACAAATGGAACCACAGAACATGAGAATTAAGATCAACACTTGGTGTCATCTGGCTAACTCTGAGAGCCAGAGAGGTGAAGAAACTTGCTGAAGTTTGCACAGCTAGCCAGGCGAGGTGAGAAATGGCATGAAGGTGAGTCCTTTCTCCTTGGCCCAGGGTCCTTTCTACTGCTTCCACAGGGTGCCGAACCAAGGCCCTGAGTTCCCAAGAAaaactcaaattctttttttttagatttttttgtcataattttattgagatatcatttACACATTTAATGTGAATAAATACCCAGacgagttccagtttctccacaacCTTGCCAActcttgtctttttaaaactcatagccattctgacagatgtgagatgAGGTCtcttgtggctttttttttttaactttttattttgtattagagtataACTGGtaatgttttgatagtttcaggggaataGCTaaaggactcagtcatacatgtacatgtatccattctcccctaaacccctctcccatccaggctgaaattgagcagagttctctgtgctataacagtaggtccttgttggttatccattttaaatacagcagtgtgtacctgtctgtcccaaattccctaactatcccttcgcccctggcaaccataagttcgttctctaagtctgtgagtctctgttttgtaagtagaTTATTTTGTATCATTTCTGAAAAACTCAAATTCTGTTCTATGTCTTCTGAGGCATCAGGAGGGTATGATTCTTCTAGAAAGGATTCCATCGCAAATGAGGACAACAAAGAAAagtctgtgggatttccctggcagtccagtggttaagattccaatattccaatgcaaggggtatgggttcaacccctggtcagggaactaaatcccattTACCGAGtggcttaattaaaaaaaaaaaaaaattttcttttttttttttaagaagactgGGAGCTTAAAAAGGTCTACCGGAGAACTGATGCCCACAGACACACTGCAAGCTATCTAGAAACAGAGTCTAACCCTGAGGAAGCTGACAACAAAGATTTTCCTACGGCAAGAAGGAAGGTCCCTTCCTTCTGGGAGCCCACGCTGACTTGGAGGGTTTGGGCCCGGCAGACCTGATCCATGATCAAACGAAAGCAGCCCAGGCAGGAGAAGCAAAGGGTGGTGCTGACAGGAGAGCTGATGCACAGACAGACTCCTGACCCCCTGAAACGTGCCAGTGGAGCCTGTGCAATGTCTTGTCGGGCATATAAATACCCGACAGGCTATTATCAGGAGTCCATGGCCCCGTTATTTGAACTCGACGATCCTGCCCCTGCCTGTGGGCATCCTGCCAGTCTGCATTCCCACATCCTGCTGCTGACTCGGGGCCCACCCATTTCTATATTGAGACACTCCTCTCTATAAAGAACGGGAGCCGGGCACAAAAGAAAGGCCCTTTCGAGAAGGCTGTCACATGGGCCAACAAAGGGCAGGAAGTGGCGGGCGGTGGCCCCGTGTCCGTCCCCAAGCCCAGCTCACCTGGCCGGGCTGTAGGGCCTTTGTGCAAAAAATGTCAGGCCCAAGTCCCAAACTTCCTGCCATTTGTCAGGCTGTGCCGTGACCTGGAGTTCACCGAAANNNNNNNNNNNNNNNNNNNNNNNNNNNNNNNNNNNNNNNNNNNNNNNNNNNNNNNNNNNNNNNNNNNNNNNNNNNNNNNNNNNNNNNNNNNNNNNNNNNNNNNNNNNNNNNNNNNNNNNNNNNNNNNNNNNNNNNNNNNNNNNNNNNNNNNNNNNNNNNNNNNNNNNNNNNNNNNNNNNNNNNNNNNNNNNNNNNNNNNNNNNNNNNNNNNNNNNNNNNNNNNNNNNNNNNNNNNNNNNNNNNNNNNNNNNNNNNNNNNNNNNNNNNNNNNNNNNNNNNNNNNNNNNNNNNNNNNNNNNNNNNNNNNNNNNNNNNNNNNNNNNNNNNNNNNNNNNNNNNNNNNNNNNNNNNNNNNNNAATTGATAGGACTTGGTGACTGGATGAATGTGGACGTGTTATGTGTAGTATCTTGAGGGCATGGAGCCATGGAAGGAGTCTAGGCTCACTTGGGTTACTGCGTGAATTATCCAAGTGCCAAGGTTTAATGTCACTAACTGAGGTGGAGAACATAGCAGCAAGTTTgggaatagaaaaagaagagcccTATTTTGAATGTGCTGACTCTGAAGACCCCTGAGGCACTCAGGGGCCATGTCTAGAAGTTGTATCTGTGACACTGAAGCTCCATCTGTGACACTGAGGTCGGGACAGGAAAGAGATTGGAGAGCCACCGGTGTGCAGGCAGGGGTGGAGACATGGCTGTGGATATTACCCTGGGAGGCTCTGCTGTGAGAAGGAGCTGGAGGCAGAGCCTTTCAACTTTCATGGAATAGGCTGAGAAAGTGGAGACGGGGaactggggtcgcacagagtcggacacgactgaagcgacttagcagcagcagcagcagcagcagggggtaACCAAGAGAGAAGGGTGCCATGGAAACAGAGAGAAGTGGATATTGTAGTAATAAGATGGTCTAGTGTCACCTGCTGCAAAAACTGAAACTTAGTTTCATTTGCCAGATTGGATCTGGCAATGAGAGAGTCACTGGGAATCTCATCTAGAGTGATCTGAACTGACTTGCAGTAACTTAGGGAAGTGTATGgacatgaggaaacagaggtgttgAGTGCGGGAGGAGGGAAAATGTGGAGTCGAAGGAAAGGTTTGTTTGTATTTGAGTGTTTGATGTATTAAAATTGAAGAGGCGCCCGTGATTGTGAGCCAAGAGGAAGAAGCCAGTTCAAGGGAAGAAGTTCCAGGAGATGGGAGGTGAAGCAGAGATGGAAGGAGTGATCTCAGGCAAAGAAGCTTCATTGCTGAAGCTGAGGGATTGGCAGATGAGAAATGGCCTTCGAGTGAGTCAGTGGCAATTTGAATCTTTGTTCTGTGATTtaatagctctgtgaccttgggcttttacttaacctctctgagcccgaGCCTCTTTTTTCTATAACATAAATAATAACATGAATCTTGCAGAATCACCGTGAGACTGTGAGGGAGTATTCCCACTCAATAAACGGAGGGTCATATTCTTGGGTCAACAAAAGAACTGCTCCACTTCTCACCTCTCTTGGGAGGAGCAGGGGCAACAGGGCGATTGCTCAACAGTCAACAGCAGCTCATGCTGCTCCTCAGCAGACAGTTCCCCCCTCAGAAGCCCTCATTCTGGGTCAGAAAAGCGGGTCCTGCCCCAGAATGACAGGTTTTCCCACCGTGGTTGCCTCTAGGCAGGCCAGGCTGCAGGCTGCAAAATCAGGCTTTGTTGTTGTCctccagttgctaagtcgtgtcccactctttgcaaccccatgaactgcagcacacccggctccTCGCTTCTAGGcctttggctaagatcaagtgttgTACCCCATttgatggataaggaaactgaggtgttCATGGAAATGAAGTAGCTGACCTAAGATCACACAGGTGTTGAGTAGTGGAGGCAGGATTCAGATCCAGCAGCCTGACTCCTACAATCATTAcacttttcagaaaatgaaaacatacatgaaTGAAAAGTGATATTTATTGTACTAAAATCTTGCCTGAAGTCGGGGCGACGGGCTCTCCGTCCTAGTACCATGGCCCAGTTTGTCCGTAACCTCGCGGAGAAGGCCCCGGCGCTGGTCAACGCTGCTGTGACTTACTCGAAGCCTCGATTGGCCACGTTTTGGTACTATGCCAAGGTTGAGCTGGTTCCTCCAACCCCTGCTGAGATCCCTACAGCAATTCAGAgcttgaaaaaaattatcaacagCGCTAAAACTGGTAGCTTCAAACAGCTCACTGTTAAGGAAGCTCTACTGAATGGTTTGGTGGCCACTGAGGTGTGGATGTGGTTTTATGTTGGCGAGATCATAGGCAAGCGTGGCATCATTGGCTATGATGTTTGAAGACCAATTTTTAACATgtgattatatttgctttattattcaAGTGTTCTTGGACCATGTGTGAACAGACtgctatttgaataaaataagacaatgtgtcagaaaaaaataaaataaaataaaatcttgcctGACATGTCTCATAAATATGATGAAGATGAAATATCTGCTCCTAGGAGCAATCTAAAACATACAATGCGGGTGTAGCAGGCAACTGGTGTTTTTCTCAATTCAGGAAATGACTGGTTCACCACAAGACCCTTCCTACACTTGTTAAAACCCACACTCCCTGTATCCCCAAAGAAACCCATTCAAACTCAAATAAAAATTGGCATAGATTTAGCCTGACAGTTTTCTGTTACTGATACCTCAGGATACAGTATACAAGAGCTGTAGACCATGCCTGCGTTTAAATTAAATGCATGCAAGAACTTTTCATTTAATCACCAGACTCTTCACATCTCAGGGTTTCTTGCTCCATCTGCAAAAGTCAGAATTGCTGTAGCACCCCCAGTGTATTTTTTTTACCCCCGGTGTTTTTGTATCACTGTTCCCCTTTCTCACACCCAAGGATCTTCCAAACTGCCTTAACTGGTTGGTATTTGTTAAAGTTTTTCATTCACTCTTCCTTGATTCATAAAATCTAGGATTATCCAACCCCATTATCACTTCTGCTCTTGGGGGATACACTCCAGCTGGGGGGGACTTAGGTCTTGGGGAAAGGTATCTCACCCAGGTATCCTTCTTCCTTGCTACAGAGGTGAGTGAAACTATGGAGACAGAGCTGCAGACCCACAAAGATAAACAAGCTGGATGAACAACAGCTACGGGACAGGGCTGGGATGTAGCTCTGAAGGTTCCCATGACCTCATCAACCTCTGAAGCATTGTTTTTCCCCTGTCACCAGGGCATTCTGGTAACACTTACACACTCAGAGTGCACAGCTGAGGTGGTAGGGTCTGCCTCTGCACAGCAGGGAGACCATGCAGAGCTCTGCTCAAACTGGAAAGAATCCTGACGTTT
This genomic interval carries:
- the LOC122437947 gene encoding ATP synthase subunit g, mitochondrial, with product MAQFVRNLAEKAPALVNAAVTYSKPRLATFWYYAKVELVPPTPAEIPTAIQSLKKIINSAKTGSFKQLTVKEALLNGLVATEVWMWFYVGEIIGKRGIIGYDV